Proteins from a single region of Sesamum indicum cultivar Zhongzhi No. 13 linkage group LG5, S_indicum_v1.0, whole genome shotgun sequence:
- the LOC105162642 gene encoding peroxidase 3-like codes for MEKVGYNCRILTLVITVIGVVLLVGSCCADLEMDFYAESCPKAEQIVYDYVNHHIPNAPSLAASLIRMHFHDCFVRGCDASVLLDFTPATKNQTEKVATPNQTVRGFDFINRVKNLLEDECPGVVSCADIITLIARDAIVAIGGPFWRVPTGRRDGVISNASEALDQIPAPSSDFSTLYAHFANKGLNLKDLVLLSGAHTIGISHCPSFANRLYNFTGVGDGDPSLDSEYAANLKAKKCKSINSTTKVEMDPGSFRTFDLSYYTLVLKRRGLFESDAALLTDPRTRSIITQLVQGSIENFYQEFASSMEKMGKIEVKTGSFGEIRKHCAVVN; via the exons ATGGAGAAAGTAGGGTATAATTGTAGGATTCTGACATTGGTTATTACTGTAATAGGTGTGGTGCTGCTGGTTGGCAGTTGTTGCGCTGATTTAGAGATGGATTTCTACGCAGAATCGTGTCCGAAAGCTGAGCAGATCGTGTATGACTATGTCAATCACCACATCCCTAATGCTCCTTCTCTTGCAGCTTCCCTCATAAGAATGCATTTCCATGATTGCTTTGTTAGG GGATGTGATGCATCGGTGCTGCTGGACTTCACGCCAGCCACCAAAAACCAGACGGAAAAGGTTGCGACCCCTAATCAAACGGTCAGGGGGTTCGACTTTATCAACAGGGTGAAGAACCTGCTGGAGGACGAATGCCCTGGCGTCGTCTCCTGCGCCGATATCATCACATTGATTGCAAGAGATGCCATTGTTGCAATT ggAGGTCCTTTCTGGAGAGTGCCGACAGGGCGTAGAGATGGGGTGATATCAAATGCTTCAGAAGCATTAGACCAAATTCCAGCTCCATCCAGTGACTTCTCCACCCTCTACGCACATTTTGCTAATAAGGGTCTTAATCTAAAAGACCTTGTTTTGTTATCTG gtgCTCATACTATTGGTATTTCGCATTGCCCGTCGTTCGCAAACCGTCTCTACAATTTCACGGGCGTGGGGGACGGGGATCCGTCGCTAGACAGTGAGTATGCAGCCAATCTCAAAGCCAAGAAATGCAAATCCATCAATTCCACGACGAAAGTGGAGATGGATCCAGGAAGTTTTAGGACGTTCGACCTTAGCTACTACACACTTGTGCTTAAGCGAAGGGGTTTATTCGAGTCCGATGCAGCACTGCTGACTGACCCCAGAACGAGATCAATTATTACTCAACTCGTGCAGGGATCTATCGAGAATTTCTATCAAGAATTTGCAAGTTCGATGGAGAAAATGGGTAAAATTGAGGTTAAAACTGGTAGTTTTGGTGAAATTCGGAAACATTGTGCTGtcgtaaattaa
- the LOC105162757 gene encoding uncharacterized protein LOC105162757 — MGRFNNETLEVQELRIDMLVSILIHGLRKSSFASALARDPPVDVEQLMALAQKYIDEEEMNAMKDSERRERDYIPRRPQEGRGGGSDKPKTKKRKEPKYIPKYHNYTPLAMSREKALMMVENVDVLKWPRHTRYTPTKKTSNKYCRFHRERGHNTEECYQLKDEIERLVRQGYFQDCVPPNCKIGGEGRRSRSRSRDRDRNPGPSKTDRAPTAGNNAPTKGVIYTIAGGPTVGDSSRTRKRCARITVSNREREFVLKVETEEAISFDDSDRPKEIEDMNDPMVVKLDIANFTVHKVLVDSGSSADIIFKNVIDKMGLENARLEPMRTTLVGFGGSEVASL; from the coding sequence atgggCCGGTTCAACAACGAAACCCTGGAGGTGCAAGAGTTAAGGATTGACATGCTCGTGAGCATCCTCATTCACGGGCTCAGGAAGAGTTCTTTCGCATCCGCCCTCGCGCGAGACCCGCCCGTGGACGTCGAACAATTAATGGCATTAGCACAGAAGTATATCGACGAAGAGGAGATGAACGCAATGAAAGATTCAGAACGAAGAGAGCGAGATTACATCCCTAGGCGACCTCAAGAGGGCAGGGGAGGAGGAAGTGACAAGCCTAAAACGAAGAAGCGGAAGGAACCCAAGTACATCCCGAAGTACCACAACTACACTCCTTTAGCCATGTCGCGAGAGAAGGCCCTGATGATGGTTGAGAATGTTGACGTGTTGAAGTGGCCCAGACATACGAGGTACACCCCCACCAAGAAAACTTCTAACAAATACTGCCGTTTCCATCGGGAGAGGGGACACAATACCGAGGAATGCTATCAGCTGAAGGACGAGATCGAAAGGCTCGTTAGGCAGGGGTATTTTCAAGATTGCGTGCCCCCAAATTGTAAAATCGGTGGGGAAGGGAGGAGAAGCAGATCGAGAAGCCGCGATCGGGATAGAAACCCGGGCCCATCAAAAACCGACAGGGCCCCGACGGCCGGAAACAATGCACCCACCAAGGGTGTCATATACACGATCGCAGGAGGACCGACCGTGGGAGATTCGAGCCGAACGCGGAAGAGATGTGCTCGAATAACCGTTTCGAACCGAGAAAGAGAATTCGTGTTGAAAGTAGAAACAGAAGAGGCTATCTCTTTCGATGATTCAGACAGACCGAAGGAGATCGAGGACATGAACGATCCCATGGTCGTTAAACTGGACATCGCCAACTTCACAGTCCACAAGGTATTGGTCGACAGTGGGAGTTCGGCTGATATCATCTTCAAGAATGTGATCGATAAAATGGGTTTGGAGAATGCCCGCCTCGAGCCGATGAGGACCACTTTGGTGGGATTTGGAGGCAGTGAGGTCGCTTCGTTGTGA